Proteins encoded in a region of the Brevefilum fermentans genome:
- a CDS encoding FeoA family protein, protein MKLLDAPKNVLYKIINYTGGRGIDAKLRQLGIYPGRTIKIIRYAPLGGPVMVEVDGRAVAIGRGIAAKIQVEKI, encoded by the coding sequence ATGAAATTATTAGACGCACCTAAAAATGTTTTGTATAAAATTATCAACTATACAGGGGGCAGAGGAATTGATGCTAAGTTGCGCCAACTGGGTATTTACCCGGGCAGAACAATAAAGATTATTCGATATGCTCCGTTGGGTGGGCCTGTCATGGTTGAAGTAGACGGGCGTGCAGTTGCTATTGGTCGGGGCATTGCCGCAAAAATACAAGTTGAGAAGATTTAA